A single Cnuibacter physcomitrellae DNA region contains:
- a CDS encoding CocE/NonD family hydrolase, whose protein sequence is MRDRPWRRSGAARYALGRARNAVRPPVHVVEAPRDLRKLRDVEVRMRDGVILRVNVYLPPGEGPFPVLMSAHPYGKDNVPRRTRRGWRFGAQTRITNQSLPYTISSETGWEAPDPVTWTRAGYAVVNADLRGAGTSDGVGTLLDDAEARDVYDLVEWAGAQPWSTGAVGMLGVSYLALSQYKVAGLQPPSLKAICPWEGFTDAYRDFMRQGGLEEDGFATVWTTMTKRGARLSVDIGRERHRHPLRDAWWEAMTPDLGAITVPMLVCGSFSDGELHSTGSFRAFERVSSEHRHLYTHRAPKWWAFYSDAAIAAQRAFFDRHLKGADARPLPPVRLEVRERGDRVAEVRAEHEWPLARTQWRPLHLGPGGTLVEGRPARGTGSASITARGAGLAFDLPLADDLELTGPMSAQLWVSVEGAPHAAPETAADAAADAAVFVTVEKRTGGRWVPFEGSYGYGRDRVALGMQRVAARELDAAASQPGRPVHTFARLQPIAPGEIVPVDVALTASSTLFRRGDVLRLIVTAREPYPRNPFSGHLPAHHASPRRGRVRVHWSAEHPSHLLVPVVPRLPA, encoded by the coding sequence GTGCGCGATCGTCCCTGGCGCCGGAGCGGCGCCGCGAGGTACGCGCTCGGGCGCGCGCGCAACGCGGTCCGGCCGCCGGTGCACGTCGTCGAGGCTCCGCGCGACCTGCGGAAGCTCCGCGACGTCGAGGTGCGGATGCGCGACGGCGTGATCCTCCGCGTCAACGTCTACCTGCCGCCCGGCGAGGGGCCGTTCCCGGTGCTGATGTCCGCGCATCCGTACGGCAAGGACAACGTGCCCCGGCGCACACGTCGCGGCTGGCGCTTCGGCGCCCAGACGCGGATCACGAACCAGTCGCTGCCGTACACGATCTCGAGCGAGACCGGATGGGAGGCGCCCGACCCCGTCACCTGGACGCGCGCCGGCTACGCGGTCGTGAACGCCGACCTGCGCGGCGCGGGCACGTCCGACGGCGTGGGCACGCTCCTCGACGACGCCGAGGCCCGCGACGTGTACGACCTCGTCGAGTGGGCCGGCGCCCAGCCGTGGTCGACGGGGGCGGTCGGGATGCTCGGGGTCTCCTACCTCGCCCTGTCGCAGTACAAGGTGGCGGGCCTGCAGCCGCCGTCGCTGAAGGCGATCTGCCCGTGGGAGGGGTTCACCGACGCGTACCGCGACTTCATGCGGCAGGGCGGGCTCGAGGAGGACGGCTTCGCCACGGTGTGGACGACCATGACCAAGCGAGGCGCCCGCCTGTCCGTGGACATCGGCCGCGAACGACATCGGCATCCCCTGCGCGACGCCTGGTGGGAGGCGATGACACCGGATCTCGGCGCGATCACCGTGCCCATGCTGGTGTGCGGGAGCTTCTCCGACGGGGAGCTGCACAGCACGGGCTCGTTCCGGGCGTTCGAGCGCGTGTCCTCCGAGCACCGCCACCTCTACACGCACCGCGCGCCGAAGTGGTGGGCGTTCTACAGCGACGCCGCCATCGCCGCCCAGCGCGCGTTCTTCGACCGGCATCTGAAGGGGGCGGACGCGCGGCCGCTGCCCCCGGTGCGGTTGGAGGTGCGCGAGCGCGGCGACCGGGTGGCCGAGGTCCGCGCCGAGCACGAGTGGCCGCTCGCTCGCACGCAGTGGCGCCCGCTCCACCTCGGGCCGGGCGGCACCCTCGTCGAGGGCCGTCCGGCGCGCGGGACGGGGTCCGCCTCGATCACCGCCCGGGGCGCGGGGCTGGCCTTCGACCTCCCCCTCGCCGACGACCTCGAGCTCACCGGCCCGATGTCGGCGCAGCTGTGGGTGTCGGTGGAGGGCGCTCCCCACGCGGCACCCGAGACGGCGGCCGACGCTGCGGCCGACGCGGCGGTCTTCGTGACCGTCGAGAAGCGGACCGGCGGGCGGTGGGTCCCGTTCGAGGGCTCCTACGGGTACGGACGCGACCGCGTGGCGCTCGGGATGCAGCGGGTCGCCGCCCGCGAGCTCGACGCCGCCGCCTCGCAGCCGGGCCGGCCGGTGCACACGTTCGCGCGCCTGCAGCCCATCGCTCCCGGCGAGATCGTGCCCGTCGACGTCGCACTCACCGCGTCCTCGACGCTGTTCCGGCGCGGCGACGTGCTGCGTCTCATCGTCACCGCGCGCGAGCCCTACCCGCGCAACCCGTTCTCCGGGCACCTCCCCGCGCACCACGCCTCCCCGCGCCGAGGCCGCGTGCGCGTGCACTGGTCCGCCGAGCATCCGTCGCACCTCCTCGTCCCGGTCGTCCCCCGCCTCCCCGCCTGA
- a CDS encoding phosphoketolase family protein, with the protein MGRITKQQKKQTDQDETATVPLAAVDAWWRAANYLSVGQIYLLDDPLLEHPLTVDDTKPRLLGHWGTTPGLNFIWAHLNKQIVERDADVIYLAGPGHGGPGVVANAWLDGTYSELFHHIPMDAKGMGRLFRQFSFPGGIPSHAAPETPGSINEGGELGYSLVHAYGAVLDNPGLIAACVVGDGEAETATLATSWHLNKFVNPVTDGTVLPILHLNGYKIANPTILARIPQDELAALFTGYGYSPRFVEGGFDGEDPMAVHERFAAVLATALDDIAEIREAAAAASADGSEVARPAWPMIVMRTPKGWTGPKEVDGLPVENTWRAHQVPLAGLRDNPEHLRQLQEWMESYRPHELFDEQGRPAAALDPNRPKGDRRMSANPHANGGLLLKALDLPPLDDLAIDVSEGRGTIAEPTRVLGKWLRDVMVANPDDFRLFGPDEVASNRLDAVYEVTDKEWEGEVLPVDEHLAPRGRVIEMLSENLAQGLLEGYLLTGRHGLFTSYEAFIHVVDSMFNQYAKWLESSAEVEWRRPVSSFTYLLSSHVWRQDHNGFSHQDPGFLDHVVNKQASVVRVYLPPDANTLLVTAEHCFATRDYVNVIVAGKQPGPTLLSLEEARAHGARGLSVWEWAGTEVEGLEPDVVIAAAGDIPTLEAMAAVQILAKEIPDLRIRFVNVVDLMRLQDEREHPHGLSSDAFDEVFTKDKPVIFAFHGYPSLIHRLTYRRTNHANIHVRGFKERGTTTTPFDMLMLNDLDRFRLVMDVVQRVPSLRVAYAGFSQRMEDERIAHRAYTRAHGEDPADVAGVAGLPFALELPDQPTEDDTGADNAPH; encoded by the coding sequence ATGGGACGGATCACGAAGCAGCAGAAGAAGCAGACGGATCAGGACGAGACGGCCACCGTCCCGCTCGCGGCGGTCGACGCGTGGTGGCGCGCCGCCAACTACCTGAGCGTGGGCCAGATCTACCTCCTCGACGATCCGCTGCTCGAGCATCCGCTCACGGTCGACGACACCAAGCCGAGGCTGCTCGGCCACTGGGGCACCACGCCCGGCCTCAACTTCATCTGGGCGCACCTCAACAAGCAGATCGTCGAGCGCGACGCCGACGTGATCTATCTCGCCGGCCCCGGCCACGGCGGCCCCGGCGTGGTGGCCAACGCGTGGCTCGACGGCACCTACTCGGAGCTGTTCCACCACATCCCGATGGATGCGAAGGGCATGGGCCGCCTGTTCCGCCAGTTCTCGTTCCCGGGCGGGATCCCCTCGCACGCGGCGCCCGAGACGCCGGGTTCGATCAACGAGGGCGGCGAGCTCGGCTACTCGCTCGTGCACGCCTACGGCGCCGTGCTCGACAACCCCGGCCTCATCGCCGCGTGCGTCGTCGGCGACGGCGAGGCCGAGACGGCCACGCTCGCCACGAGCTGGCACCTCAACAAGTTCGTCAACCCGGTGACGGACGGCACGGTGCTGCCGATCCTGCACCTCAACGGCTACAAGATCGCGAACCCCACGATCCTCGCGCGCATCCCGCAGGACGAGCTCGCCGCGCTGTTCACGGGCTACGGCTACTCCCCCCGGTTCGTGGAGGGCGGCTTCGACGGCGAGGACCCGATGGCGGTGCACGAGCGCTTCGCCGCGGTGCTCGCCACCGCGCTCGACGACATCGCGGAGATCCGGGAGGCGGCCGCCGCCGCGTCGGCCGACGGCAGCGAGGTCGCGCGTCCCGCGTGGCCGATGATCGTGATGCGCACCCCCAAGGGCTGGACGGGCCCCAAGGAGGTCGACGGCCTCCCCGTGGAGAACACCTGGCGAGCGCACCAGGTGCCGCTCGCCGGGCTCCGCGACAACCCGGAGCACCTGCGCCAGCTGCAGGAGTGGATGGAGAGCTACCGTCCGCACGAGCTCTTCGACGAGCAGGGCCGCCCCGCGGCCGCGCTCGACCCGAACCGGCCGAAGGGCGACCGGCGGATGAGCGCCAACCCGCACGCCAACGGCGGACTGCTGCTGAAGGCCCTCGACCTCCCGCCGCTCGACGACCTCGCGATCGACGTGTCGGAGGGCCGGGGCACCATCGCCGAGCCCACCCGGGTGCTCGGGAAGTGGCTGCGCGACGTCATGGTCGCCAACCCCGACGACTTCCGCCTCTTCGGCCCCGACGAGGTCGCCTCGAACCGCCTCGACGCCGTCTACGAGGTGACCGACAAGGAGTGGGAGGGCGAGGTCCTCCCCGTCGACGAGCACCTCGCGCCGCGCGGTCGCGTGATCGAGATGCTGAGCGAGAACCTCGCCCAGGGCCTCCTCGAGGGCTACCTGCTCACCGGACGCCACGGCCTCTTCACCTCCTACGAGGCCTTCATCCACGTCGTCGACTCGATGTTCAACCAGTACGCGAAATGGCTCGAGTCGAGCGCCGAGGTGGAGTGGCGGCGCCCGGTGTCGTCGTTCACGTACCTGCTGTCGTCCCACGTGTGGCGCCAGGACCACAACGGCTTCTCGCACCAGGACCCCGGCTTCCTCGATCACGTCGTCAACAAGCAGGCGAGCGTGGTGCGGGTCTACCTGCCGCCGGACGCGAACACCCTGCTGGTGACGGCGGAGCACTGCTTCGCCACCCGCGACTACGTCAACGTGATCGTCGCGGGCAAGCAGCCCGGCCCCACCCTCCTCTCCCTCGAGGAGGCTCGCGCGCACGGCGCCCGCGGCCTCTCGGTGTGGGAGTGGGCGGGCACCGAGGTGGAGGGGCTCGAGCCCGACGTGGTCATCGCGGCCGCCGGCGACATCCCGACGCTCGAGGCGATGGCCGCGGTGCAGATCCTGGCGAAGGAGATCCCCGATCTGCGCATCCGCTTCGTCAACGTCGTCGACCTCATGCGGCTGCAGGACGAGCGGGAGCACCCGCACGGGCTCTCCAGTGACGCGTTCGACGAGGTGTTCACGAAGGACAAGCCCGTCATCTTCGCCTTCCACGGGTATCCGTCGCTCATCCACCGACTGACGTACCGACGCACGAACCACGCGAACATCCACGTGCGCGGGTTCAAGGAGCGGGGAACGACCACGACCCCGTTCGACATGCTGATGCTCAACGACCTCGACCGGTTCCGCCTGGTCATGGACGTCGTGCAGCGCGTGCCGTCGCTGCGGGTCGCCTACGCGGGCTTCAGCCAGCGGATGGAGGACGAGCGGATCGCGCACCGCGCGTACACCCGGGCGCACGGGGAGGATCCGGCCGACGTCGCCGGCGTGGCGGGCCTGCCGTTCGCGCTCGAGCTGCCCGACCAGCCCACCGAGGACGACACGGGCGCCGACAACGCGCCGCACTGA
- a CDS encoding helix-turn-helix transcriptional regulator — translation MDVVSLATQKIFYRINEACELLSVSRSTFYRLVTAGHLQVVYIGVSPRVRHDDLLAFAASADRGVAL, via the coding sequence ATGGATGTGGTCTCCTTGGCGACCCAGAAGATTTTCTACCGCATCAACGAAGCTTGCGAGCTTCTCTCGGTCTCTCGCTCGACCTTCTACCGTCTTGTGACCGCCGGTCACCTACAGGTGGTCTACATCGGCGTCTCGCCCCGCGTGCGCCACGACGACCTTCTAGCCTTCGCTGCCTCCGCAGATCGAGGGGTGGCACTGTGA
- a CDS encoding tyrosine-type recombinase/integrase, which yields MCLTQKAAKAALNDLRRERDNLAQARASAPTFAAAAEQWFSGIPKSRAPKTLESYRYLLDSFVLPTFSAVHVDRIELASVQTWLTDLAADYSPNTVKRAKQCFGAVLNFCVRAGTLQRNVVATAQTPDIGPGEDAVCQPYSLAEVRSLLRAAEGSDLYPILLLAVHYGLRRGEVLGLTWADLILDGDHPQIRIRGSLHEARGIARESGVRPTEVKLGATKTRSSRRTIAIAPPIADALRQRRDRQEEWQEAAGDSWTRNPLNLVFTDRFGAPLYPTSVARSFQRLAAKAGLRRIRFHDLRHTAAVMMLEAGTPIESVSQALGHASIEITKRVYAPYVQALIDRAAHAVTVYIGV from the coding sequence GTGTGTCTCACTCAGAAGGCTGCGAAGGCAGCTCTGAACGACCTTCGACGGGAACGGGACAATTTGGCGCAAGCTCGCGCCTCCGCCCCAACGTTCGCAGCAGCGGCGGAGCAGTGGTTCAGCGGAATTCCCAAGTCGCGAGCCCCGAAGACATTGGAGTCGTATCGATATCTCTTGGACTCCTTCGTCCTACCCACGTTCAGCGCTGTCCATGTGGACCGCATTGAGCTGGCGTCAGTACAGACCTGGCTGACGGACCTCGCTGCCGACTACAGTCCCAACACCGTGAAGCGGGCCAAACAGTGCTTCGGCGCTGTGCTCAACTTCTGCGTGAGGGCGGGCACGCTCCAGCGAAACGTAGTCGCCACAGCGCAGACGCCGGACATTGGTCCCGGTGAGGACGCAGTGTGCCAGCCGTACTCCCTGGCAGAGGTGAGGTCGCTCCTACGGGCAGCAGAGGGCTCGGACCTGTACCCCATCCTGCTCCTGGCGGTCCACTACGGCCTTCGGAGGGGCGAAGTTCTGGGGCTGACGTGGGCCGACCTGATCCTTGACGGCGACCATCCGCAGATTCGCATCCGCGGTTCGCTCCATGAAGCACGAGGCATCGCGCGCGAGAGCGGGGTGCGGCCAACCGAGGTCAAGCTCGGCGCGACGAAGACCAGAAGTTCCAGACGCACGATTGCCATCGCCCCTCCGATTGCCGACGCCCTCCGACAGCGGCGCGACCGTCAGGAAGAGTGGCAGGAGGCTGCGGGCGACTCATGGACGCGCAACCCGTTGAATCTCGTCTTCACTGATCGGTTTGGAGCACCGCTGTACCCGACATCGGTCGCACGGAGCTTCCAGCGCCTCGCCGCGAAGGCCGGACTGCGGCGCATCAGATTTCACGACCTCCGCCACACCGCGGCAGTCATGATGCTGGAAGCCGGAACCCCCATCGAGTCCGTCTCGCAAGCACTGGGTCATGCCAGCATCGAGATAACCAAACGGGTCTACGCGCCGTACGTCCAAGCGCTGATCGACCGGGCAGCTCACGCGGTAACGGTCTACATCGGAGTCTGA
- a CDS encoding recombinase family protein, whose translation MTSSTGTRIGYVRVSTGKQDEQLQHDALDGAKVLKRNRYTDHGISGSKTSRPGLDAMLADVEPGDTIVVYKLDRIGRSTAHVASLLADLTERGVFIESISDGLNSSTLTGRAMLQMLAIFAEMERSFIQERTVAGLAAAKAQGRVGGRPRKGDTALSRKAQTLRDGGHPVPEIAKTLEVSAATIYRITKAPIQGQ comes from the coding sequence ATGACATCCTCCACCGGCACCCGCATTGGCTACGTCCGCGTCTCGACAGGGAAGCAAGACGAGCAGCTACAGCACGACGCACTCGATGGAGCCAAGGTGTTGAAGCGCAACCGGTATACCGATCACGGCATCTCGGGCTCGAAGACCTCCCGTCCTGGACTGGATGCCATGCTGGCCGATGTGGAGCCGGGCGACACCATCGTTGTCTACAAGCTCGACAGGATCGGGCGTAGCACTGCACACGTCGCATCCCTGCTTGCGGACCTCACCGAGCGCGGTGTGTTCATTGAGAGCATCAGCGACGGGCTCAACTCCTCCACCCTTACCGGTCGCGCCATGTTGCAGATGCTGGCAATCTTCGCGGAGATGGAGAGGTCATTCATTCAGGAGCGAACGGTCGCCGGACTCGCAGCAGCCAAGGCACAGGGCCGCGTCGGCGGTCGCCCACGCAAGGGTGACACTGCCCTCTCTCGCAAGGCTCAGACCCTCCGTGACGGCGGTCACCCTGTCCCTGAGATTGCTAAGACCTTGGAGGTGTCGGCGGCGACGATCTACCGCATCACGAAGGCTCCCATCCAAGGGCAGTAA
- a CDS encoding DNA-processing protein DprA, translating into MTGTVELALGAFESLRTPARITAALKLDGHSGLSEAFERLDHATQVDVRHKAHEMEDDGIGAVIFGDDDFPQNLVVNGRPLMPIIFYRGNKDLFYAKGVGMCGSRNVSLKGLEAAERSGIAVSELGLTIVSGYAKGVDTATHLAALRSGGSTVIVLAEGIDFFRVKRDFKADFDPSRTLVLSQFAPSQTWQAHAAMARNAIIYGLSEALVVIEAGEKGGTLAAGEGAMKIGRPVLVADFGESTPAGNRKLLADGAEPIRTPAHLYDRLLALRANQSPDEPRLF; encoded by the coding sequence ATGACGGGCACTGTCGAGCTGGCCTTGGGCGCATTCGAGAGCCTTCGGACTCCGGCTCGAATTACCGCTGCGCTCAAGCTCGACGGGCACAGCGGATTAAGCGAGGCTTTCGAGCGCCTAGACCACGCCACGCAGGTGGACGTACGGCATAAGGCACACGAGATGGAAGACGACGGAATCGGAGCCGTGATCTTCGGCGATGACGATTTTCCTCAGAACCTTGTCGTGAATGGGCGTCCGTTGATGCCCATCATCTTCTATCGCGGAAACAAGGACTTGTTTTACGCGAAGGGCGTGGGGATGTGCGGCTCAAGGAATGTGAGTCTGAAGGGGCTGGAGGCAGCGGAGCGCAGCGGCATTGCGGTCAGCGAACTGGGCCTAACCATCGTCTCGGGATACGCGAAAGGTGTGGACACCGCGACTCACTTGGCTGCTCTGCGGTCCGGGGGCTCCACCGTTATCGTCCTGGCGGAGGGCATCGACTTTTTTAGAGTGAAGCGTGACTTCAAGGCCGACTTCGATCCCTCGCGAACCTTGGTTCTTTCGCAGTTCGCGCCGTCTCAGACTTGGCAGGCTCACGCTGCTATGGCGCGCAACGCCATCATCTATGGTCTCAGCGAGGCGCTGGTAGTCATTGAGGCTGGCGAGAAAGGTGGAACACTCGCGGCAGGAGAGGGCGCGATGAAGATCGGTCGCCCTGTGCTTGTGGCCGACTTTGGAGAATCGACGCCCGCGGGGAACAGGAAGCTACTCGCGGACGGCGCTGAGCCCATCAGAACGCCAGCTCACCTCTATGACCGCCTACTCGCTCTTCGAGCCAACCAAAGCCCAGACGAGCCACGTTTGTTCTAG
- a CDS encoding tyrosine-type recombinase/integrase — MNAGGKVDWRRQTALYLLDRDLKESTKSGYRLSLNKYLDWCATYGLEADEVQPLELQDYAEHLRRVPLAAATIEHEMRAVKLFYRWLHERQLIKSDPARDIRFSFQQPQVRPVPTVEQLRSMWSSDLSALNRVIVGLMAIGGMKPREIVAADVLDLGRAEGVEILRVAGRRRPGEAPYVVLHASVAAAIHEYIGERNDGPLLLTSVGRRFTIAPLTRRVDRIGKDAKLPFKLFPLTLSFTLRAIAIEQGFAYPSVIRSVGEMETRRLAEWVSRAPANMDDHASLRLARLITLDQSSPEVRLGQASDALKHSEGPPAVAAAYAGAILERHLRGTCLRLEIPVRAENGKLSTYAAQLKARSMITTADIQIINRIQIIRDDAAHGWFEKVGNDEASWLIREAQSLIARMP, encoded by the coding sequence ATGAATGCGGGGGGCAAGGTCGATTGGCGACGCCAGACAGCTCTGTATCTCCTTGATCGCGACCTGAAAGAGTCCACGAAAAGTGGCTACCGGTTGAGCTTGAACAAATACCTCGACTGGTGCGCGACATACGGCCTTGAAGCTGATGAGGTGCAACCCCTCGAGCTCCAGGACTACGCAGAGCACTTGCGCCGCGTGCCACTAGCTGCCGCGACCATCGAGCACGAGATGCGGGCCGTGAAGCTGTTCTACAGATGGCTGCACGAGCGCCAGCTGATCAAGTCGGACCCCGCGCGCGATATCAGGTTCTCCTTCCAGCAGCCGCAGGTGCGCCCAGTCCCCACCGTGGAGCAGCTTCGTTCGATGTGGTCAAGCGACCTCTCCGCACTCAATCGCGTCATCGTGGGGCTAATGGCGATTGGCGGCATGAAGCCCCGCGAGATAGTCGCCGCAGACGTACTCGACCTGGGACGAGCGGAGGGCGTCGAGATTCTGCGAGTAGCAGGTCGTCGGCGTCCCGGGGAGGCTCCCTACGTGGTGCTTCACGCTTCGGTTGCGGCGGCGATCCACGAGTACATCGGCGAAAGGAATGATGGACCGCTGTTGCTGACCAGCGTCGGGAGACGGTTCACAATCGCCCCCCTGACGCGAAGAGTTGATCGGATCGGCAAGGACGCCAAACTGCCATTCAAACTGTTCCCACTGACCCTCTCCTTCACGCTTCGAGCGATAGCTATCGAGCAGGGGTTTGCTTATCCAAGCGTGATCAGATCGGTCGGTGAGATGGAGACGCGCCGACTGGCAGAGTGGGTATCTCGCGCCCCGGCGAACATGGACGATCATGCCTCGCTCAGGCTGGCCCGGCTCATCACGCTCGATCAATCTTCGCCGGAAGTTCGGCTCGGGCAGGCATCCGACGCCCTCAAGCACAGCGAGGGTCCGCCAGCGGTCGCCGCAGCTTACGCCGGAGCGATTCTGGAGCGCCACCTACGCGGTACGTGCCTGCGACTTGAGATACCGGTGCGAGCGGAAAACGGGAAACTGAGCACCTACGCGGCTCAACTGAAGGCTCGTAGCATGATCACGACCGCTGATATCCAGATCATCAACCGCATCCAGATCATCCGGGATGACGCAGCCCACGGATGGTTTGAGAAAGTCGGCAACGATGAGGCAAGCTGGCTCATCCGGGAAGCGCAGAGCCTGATCGCCCGGATGCCCTAG
- a CDS encoding YbjQ family protein gives MFVVTTNDVPGYRITQVFGEVMGLTVRSANFGQNFTAGFRSLAGGEMPEYTKVIYESRWEVMQRMWAEAQQRGANAVVAFRFDSGSIGNFTEFCAYGTAVVLEPIDGAAPAAPSQAGTAQPGT, from the coding sequence ATGTTCGTCGTCACCACCAATGACGTCCCGGGGTATCGCATCACGCAGGTGTTCGGAGAGGTCATGGGCCTGACGGTCCGCTCGGCCAACTTCGGCCAGAACTTCACCGCCGGCTTCCGCTCGCTCGCGGGCGGCGAGATGCCGGAGTACACGAAGGTCATCTACGAGTCGCGCTGGGAGGTCATGCAGCGGATGTGGGCCGAGGCGCAGCAGCGCGGCGCCAACGCGGTCGTCGCCTTCCGGTTCGACTCCGGCTCGATCGGCAACTTCACCGAGTTCTGTGCGTACGGCACCGCCGTCGTGCTCGAGCCGATCGACGGGGCCGCCCCCGCGGCTCCGTCGCAGGCCGGGACCGCTCAGCCCGGGACCTGA
- a CDS encoding IPT/TIG domain-containing protein has protein sequence MLSRLSSRVVAGATAAVLVGGSTLLIAGPASADPLPVVGLGQASTVGAAAQVDVTLGDFLVYQQQSAYGVLHVEVGQQDASSNANVTLLDAGIPGLASLTAGSVSSAVFSSPDASGAASAVLDSSLDFLGLSVLGLANASAATICEVGQDGQATLDTSGLTVFGIPVDLDSLPQGYVASQPLGSAVQVGDDPSDVQDLSGIDLEVRIGQLEETGAEGAVSIALAVQIAIEGTLFEGTANEQAVPATVVANLVLAGASCLTPVPLSLSAITPTSGSTAGGETVTITGAGFTTGTTVDFGGVPATVVAIDPTGTSLTATAPAHAAGDVTVTVTSSAGVSASLLYTYVAPVVPVNPVNPVNPVTPASTGTTTLAATGADPVPTLGLGAGVLALGLGALLATAAVRRRRA, from the coding sequence GTGCTGTCACGTCTGTCTTCGAGAGTGGTCGCCGGCGCGACCGCCGCCGTGCTCGTCGGGGGTTCCACCCTCCTGATCGCGGGCCCCGCGTCCGCCGATCCGTTGCCGGTCGTCGGCCTGGGACAGGCATCGACGGTGGGCGCCGCCGCTCAGGTCGACGTGACCCTCGGCGACTTCCTGGTCTATCAGCAGCAGAGCGCCTACGGGGTGCTGCACGTCGAGGTCGGCCAGCAGGACGCATCGAGCAACGCGAACGTCACTCTCCTGGACGCCGGCATCCCCGGCCTGGCGAGCCTGACCGCCGGCTCTGTGTCGAGCGCCGTGTTCAGCAGCCCTGACGCATCGGGGGCCGCCAGTGCCGTCCTGGACTCGTCTCTCGACTTCCTCGGCCTGAGTGTGCTGGGACTGGCGAACGCATCGGCGGCGACCATCTGCGAGGTCGGACAAGACGGCCAGGCGACGCTGGACACCTCCGGCCTGACGGTCTTCGGCATCCCCGTCGACCTCGACTCGCTCCCGCAGGGCTACGTCGCCTCTCAGCCGCTCGGTTCCGCGGTCCAGGTCGGGGACGACCCGTCGGACGTCCAGGACCTCAGCGGCATCGACCTCGAGGTGCGCATCGGCCAGCTCGAGGAGACGGGCGCCGAGGGCGCGGTCTCGATCGCACTCGCCGTGCAGATCGCGATCGAGGGCACGCTCTTCGAGGGCACCGCGAACGAGCAGGCGGTTCCGGCGACGGTCGTCGCGAACCTGGTCCTGGCGGGCGCGTCCTGCCTCACCCCGGTGCCGCTGTCGCTCTCGGCGATCACGCCGACCAGCGGGTCGACCGCGGGTGGCGAGACGGTGACCATCACGGGCGCCGGGTTCACCACCGGCACCACCGTGGACTTCGGCGGAGTCCCCGCCACGGTGGTCGCCATCGACCCGACCGGCACGTCGCTCACCGCCACGGCTCCCGCCCACGCCGCGGGTGACGTCACCGTGACCGTCACCTCCTCGGCCGGGGTCAGCGCATCCCTGCTCTACACCTACGTCGCCCCGGTAGTCCCCGTGAACCCGGTGAACCCCGTGAACCCGGTCACGCCCGCGAGCACCGGGACCACGACGCTCGCCGCGACCGGCGCCGACCCGGTGCCGACCCTCGGACTCGGCGCGGGCGTCCTCGCGCTCGGGCTCGGCGCGCTCCTCGCCACCGCCGCGGTGCGCCGCCGCCGCGCCTGA
- the budA gene encoding acetolactate decarboxylase, whose translation MTRAAIRPGATLTQFSVIEALMVGDYDGVFRMRDALRFGDVGIGCTDRIEAEVVVLDGRPWQCRSDGSCSPLDPDALLPFVEMCHLDPDAVVHPLGEITHDELAAAVDGALASRNHFHAIRVDGEFSRVRIRATPAQTPPYRPLAEVAKEQVEHELVEMTGTLIGFWSPSIYQGITVAGLHLHFLTDDRSTGGHVLDVVTTRGAMRVSAYADFDLRLPESGAFLGSSLSGDLDAEIVAVEGRTAH comes from the coding sequence GTGACGAGAGCGGCCATCCGACCCGGGGCGACCCTCACCCAGTTCTCCGTGATCGAGGCGCTGATGGTGGGCGACTACGACGGCGTCTTCCGGATGCGCGACGCGCTCCGGTTCGGCGACGTCGGCATCGGCTGCACGGACCGCATCGAGGCCGAGGTGGTCGTGCTCGACGGGCGGCCGTGGCAGTGCCGCAGCGACGGGAGCTGCAGCCCGTTGGATCCGGATGCGCTCCTGCCCTTCGTCGAGATGTGCCACCTCGATCCCGACGCGGTCGTGCATCCGCTCGGCGAGATCACCCACGACGAGCTGGCCGCCGCCGTCGACGGGGCGCTGGCCAGCCGGAACCACTTCCACGCGATCCGGGTGGACGGGGAGTTCTCGCGGGTGAGGATCCGCGCAACGCCGGCGCAGACGCCGCCCTACCGGCCGCTCGCCGAGGTGGCGAAGGAGCAGGTCGAGCACGAGCTCGTCGAGATGACGGGCACCCTCATCGGCTTCTGGTCGCCGAGCATCTACCAGGGCATCACCGTCGCGGGACTGCACCTGCACTTCCTGACCGACGACCGGAGCACCGGCGGGCACGTCCTCGACGTCGTGACCACCCGCGGCGCGATGCGGGTCTCCGCCTATGCGGACTTCGACCTGCGCCTGCCCGAGTCGGGCGCCTTCCTCGGCTCGTCCCTCTCGGGCGACCTCGACGCGGAGATCGTCGCCGTCGAGGGCCGCACCGCCCACTGA